The proteins below are encoded in one region of Streptomyces marianii:
- a CDS encoding DUF5958 family protein, producing MDRTFLRRHCVQARAVAEDAPASIRRAGLRPTHWPAVLISRGRIDELMGKIAALEPLDERRRATGRVPPLDRGTAGRRAGPTSAPE from the coding sequence TTGGATCGCACCTTCCTACGCCGTCACTGCGTCCAGGCGCGCGCCGTCGCTGAGGACGCACCAGCGAGCATCCGCCGCGCCGGTCTGCGCCCGACGCATTGGCCCGCAGTGCTGATCTCACGAGGCCGGATCGACGAGCTAATGGGAAAGATCGCCGCTCTCGAGCCGCTCGACGAACGCCGCAGGGCCACTGGGAGGGTCCCACCACTCGATCGCGGAACTGCTGGAAGGCGTGCCGGCCCGACGTCTGCCCCGGAGTGA
- a CDS encoding GAF domain-containing protein yields MTDPWVALEPGGDAGRRVDVLRRAYEHFTTAGRVEAGVRPVVAESWRRSARARVAPEGRASVELGDDELAVYREGHPLSRVMPVIRELTGAYAVDGEHLVAVCDAQARLLWVEGHRGARERAGRMNFVEGARWAEAVAGTNAPGTALTVDRPVQVFSAEHFQRPVQEWTCAAAPVHDPHSGRLLGAVDITGGNRLAHPHSLAFVGAVARAAESQLALLSPRPSGDAAQLTALGRDEALLVAEGRKLRLSRRHSEIVVVLAHRPEGLSGDELLLELYEDEHITPVTLRAEMSRLRALLGPRLLGSRPYRLAVPVDTDFGTVGRRLASGAVAAALGEYTGPLLPASRAPGVARLREQLRDQLRTALIARGDPGLLADWAYSPWGEGDLPAWRALAAVLPEGRRAAAQARASALDREYGNGARAGFGGRW; encoded by the coding sequence TTGACGGACCCATGGGTGGCGCTGGAGCCCGGGGGCGACGCCGGGCGGCGCGTCGATGTGCTGCGCCGGGCGTACGAGCACTTCACGACGGCCGGCCGGGTGGAGGCGGGCGTACGGCCCGTGGTGGCCGAGTCGTGGCGGCGCTCCGCGCGGGCCAGGGTCGCCCCGGAGGGCCGGGCGAGCGTGGAACTGGGCGACGACGAACTGGCCGTCTACCGCGAGGGGCATCCGCTGTCGCGCGTGATGCCGGTGATCCGGGAGCTGACGGGTGCGTACGCCGTCGACGGCGAGCACCTGGTGGCGGTCTGCGACGCACAGGCCAGGCTGCTGTGGGTCGAGGGACACCGCGGGGCGCGGGAGCGGGCCGGGCGGATGAACTTCGTGGAAGGGGCGCGCTGGGCGGAGGCGGTGGCGGGGACGAACGCGCCGGGCACGGCACTCACGGTCGACCGGCCGGTGCAGGTGTTCTCGGCGGAGCACTTCCAGCGCCCGGTGCAGGAGTGGACGTGCGCAGCGGCCCCGGTCCACGACCCGCACAGCGGCCGGTTGCTGGGCGCGGTGGACATCACCGGCGGGAACCGTCTGGCGCATCCCCACAGCCTGGCGTTCGTCGGAGCGGTGGCGCGGGCCGCCGAGTCGCAGCTGGCGCTCCTGTCGCCGCGGCCCTCAGGCGACGCGGCGCAGTTGACGGCGCTGGGCCGGGACGAGGCCCTGCTGGTCGCGGAGGGCCGCAAGCTGCGGCTCAGCCGGCGGCACAGCGAGATCGTCGTGGTCCTCGCCCACCGCCCGGAGGGGCTGAGCGGCGACGAGCTGCTGCTGGAGCTCTACGAGGACGAGCACATCACCCCGGTCACGCTGCGGGCCGAGATGTCCCGGCTGCGCGCTCTGCTGGGCCCTCGGCTGCTGGGGTCCCGGCCGTACCGGCTGGCCGTGCCGGTCGACACCGACTTCGGCACGGTGGGGCGCCGGCTCGCGTCGGGCGCGGTCGCGGCGGCGCTCGGCGAGTACACCGGGCCGCTGCTGCCCGCTTCGCGGGCGCCGGGAGTCGCCCGGCTCCGCGAGCAGCTGCGGGACCAGCTGCGCACCGCCCTGATCGCCCGCGGCGACCCGGGCCTGCTGGCGGACTGGGCCTACAGCCCGTGGGGCGAGGGCGACCTCCCCGCGTGGCGGGCCCTGGCCGCCGTACTCCCCGAGGGCCGGCGCGCCGCGGCGCAAGCACGGGCCAGCGCTCTGGACCGCGAGTACGGGAACGGGGCGCGTGCCGGCTTCGGGGGGCGGTGGTGA
- a CDS encoding MHYT domain-containing protein: protein MGHLDHATLGWLTPVLSYAMACIGAALGLRCTVRALDATGRSRRNWLLTAASAIGTGIWTMHFVAMLGFGVTGTDIRYNVPLTILSLAVAMAVVGVGVFAVGHSRDRVRALLLGGLTTGLGVASMHYLGMAALRLHGDVTYDPLLVALSVAIAVAAATAALWAALNIRSPRAVAVASLVMGAAVSSMHYTGMLAVSVNVAPSAAVLPGATTMQFIFPLAVGLGSYLFLTSAFVALTPTAHERAAYASAERTSEPTEPTETTEPQVAAPAPTMS from the coding sequence ATGGGACACCTGGACCACGCCACACTCGGCTGGCTGACCCCCGTGCTGTCGTACGCGATGGCCTGCATCGGCGCCGCCCTCGGGCTGCGGTGCACCGTGCGCGCACTCGACGCGACCGGCCGCTCCCGCCGCAACTGGCTGCTCACGGCGGCCTCCGCCATCGGCACCGGCATCTGGACGATGCACTTCGTCGCGATGCTCGGATTCGGTGTCACCGGCACCGACATCCGCTACAACGTCCCGCTCACCATCCTCAGCCTGGCCGTCGCCATGGCCGTCGTCGGCGTGGGGGTCTTCGCCGTCGGCCACAGCCGCGACCGGGTCCGCGCCCTGCTCCTGGGCGGGCTGACCACCGGACTGGGTGTCGCCAGCATGCACTACCTCGGCATGGCGGCCCTCCGGCTGCACGGCGACGTCACCTATGACCCGCTGCTCGTCGCCCTCTCCGTCGCCATCGCCGTGGCCGCCGCGACCGCCGCCCTGTGGGCCGCGCTCAACATCAGGTCGCCGCGCGCGGTCGCCGTCGCCTCCCTCGTCATGGGCGCGGCCGTCAGCAGCATGCACTACACCGGCATGCTCGCCGTGAGCGTGAACGTCGCGCCCTCGGCCGCGGTGCTGCCCGGGGCCACGACGATGCAGTTCATCTTCCCCCTGGCCGTCGGCCTCGGCTCGTACCTCTTCCTCACCTCCGCCTTCGTCGCCCTGACTCCGACGGCACACGAACGAGCCGCCTACGCCTCGGCCGAGCGGACCTCCGAGCCCACAGAGCCCACCGAGACCACCGAGCCCCAGGTGGCCGCACCGGCGCCGACCATGTCGTAG
- a CDS encoding GNAT family N-acetyltransferase, producing MRPITGREELDLFSQLPYILDEELADDLATARRRPEWMWVALRGDRLLARAAWWCRPGSDAPLILDVLDIDDSASAPGRVDTGVRLLRTAMAATLPNGSRPPEYSRFVPPDWRENAVTRQVIEDRMTVLERTGARLFVERLRLEWRPESPVPDPGGRLAFRPVHDAKELVALMASVMDGTLDAHGRDDLTRMSAQEAAVKHYEDELARYTSPRDWWRIATLPHGEPVGFVVPAHNGYNAIIAYIAVLPAHRGNGYIDDLLAEGTRVLAEQDVPRIRASTDLGNVPMANAFRRAGYANFEREINMTWN from the coding sequence ATGCGTCCGATCACCGGACGCGAAGAACTCGACCTGTTCTCCCAACTGCCTTACATCCTCGACGAGGAACTGGCCGACGACCTGGCCACCGCCCGTCGACGTCCGGAATGGATGTGGGTCGCCCTGCGCGGTGACCGCCTGCTGGCCAGGGCAGCCTGGTGGTGCCGGCCGGGTAGTGACGCGCCGCTCATCCTGGATGTCCTCGACATCGACGACAGCGCCTCGGCTCCCGGTCGCGTGGACACCGGGGTGCGACTGCTGCGCACAGCGATGGCCGCGACCCTCCCCAACGGTTCGCGTCCTCCTGAGTACAGCCGTTTCGTCCCGCCAGACTGGCGTGAGAACGCGGTAACCAGGCAAGTCATCGAGGATCGCATGACGGTACTGGAACGAACTGGTGCCCGGCTGTTCGTCGAACGGCTGCGTCTGGAATGGCGTCCGGAATCGCCAGTTCCTGATCCCGGTGGGCGCCTCGCGTTCCGGCCGGTCCACGATGCCAAGGAACTCGTGGCGCTGATGGCCTCGGTTATGGACGGGACGCTGGACGCACATGGCCGTGACGACCTGACCCGGATGTCCGCCCAAGAGGCGGCCGTCAAGCATTACGAGGACGAACTGGCGCGCTACACCAGCCCACGAGACTGGTGGCGGATCGCAACGCTGCCTCATGGAGAACCAGTGGGGTTCGTCGTCCCGGCCCACAACGGCTACAACGCGATCATCGCCTACATCGCGGTCCTCCCCGCGCACCGCGGCAATGGCTACATCGACGACCTTCTCGCCGAGGGCACCCGCGTCCTTGCCGAGCAAGACGTCCCCCGCATCCGCGCGTCCACAGACCTGGGCAACGTCCCGATGGCGAATGCCTTCCGGCGCGCTGGATACGCCAACTTCGAACGCGAGATCAACATGACCTGGAACTGA
- a CDS encoding sensor histidine kinase — protein MRTPRSKPGAETPPPRPATAVGALPVRGRRAHAGPPADERAGPGSAHGPADARGQAPRPGERRRLRPRTVRAKIISLLMVPVVSLLVLWGFATVTTAQDIARLRQLQDVEDRVRAPVAETVGALQAERRAALRQIAAPDGPRAAELRQQARATDAALADLSLDPSHTVADGGVLPRDVAGRLAAFVAQGRGLAALRVSVLDGSTDWDSAYQQYTTAIGTGFGVVGALAGVQDPGTGSDARVRLEFARAGEMLAREDALLTAARSARSFTADRLRRFTGAVETRRALTESAVADLRPRERAAWRELAARSAYRDLLSAEDATAAAPAGRRAASAVPVTTWDTAHEAVRAGMRDIEANARRGAADRADPVGQGMFTAAGAAVLLGLAAVAASLVISVRIGRALVVELVTLRNTALEIARHKLPRAMRRLRSGEAIDVRAEAPPGPPPQDEIAEVGEALSTVHRAALSAAVERAELSRGISGVFVNLARRSQVLVHRQLTLLDSMERRAEDPSELGDLFRLDHLTTRMRRHAESLIILSGAAPGRAWRVPVPLTNVVRAAVSEVEDYARVEVRQLPEAAVAGAAVADLTHLLAELVENAAQFSPPHTKVRVSGEPVGNGYALEIEDRGLGMGREALADANRRIEQSEALDLFDSDRLGLFVVSRLSARHDIKVKLRTSPYGGTTAVVLLPTALLQRGGPAGAAPPSPGRHESEPGTTPRPVTHSAPFAVPDAAPRPASHDDQSQTARPGRQGTEARSRGAAPPPPGVIALRLRDRAPSPPPEGPHAGRPGVRPPAQGDAARGDHPTPEDAGGLPRRVRQANLVPQLREAARPEQPDPAEQASYEAPERTPEQVRDRMTAYRAGWARGGGAAPGSPTHRSAHSSEGDHA, from the coding sequence ATGCGCACACCTCGCAGCAAGCCCGGTGCCGAGACGCCGCCCCCGCGACCAGCGACGGCAGTCGGCGCTCTGCCCGTCCGCGGGCGCCGTGCCCACGCAGGGCCGCCTGCGGACGAGCGGGCCGGCCCCGGCTCCGCCCACGGACCGGCCGACGCACGCGGGCAGGCACCGCGCCCGGGGGAGCGCCGACGGCTGCGCCCCCGGACCGTACGCGCCAAGATCATCTCCCTGCTGATGGTCCCGGTGGTCTCCCTGCTGGTCCTCTGGGGGTTCGCCACCGTCACCACCGCGCAGGACATCGCGCGGCTCCGGCAGCTCCAGGACGTCGAGGACCGCGTCCGCGCACCCGTCGCGGAGACCGTGGGCGCGCTCCAGGCCGAACGGCGTGCAGCCCTCCGGCAGATCGCCGCGCCCGACGGCCCGCGCGCCGCCGAACTCCGGCAGCAGGCCAGGGCCACCGACGCCGCGCTCGCCGATCTGTCCCTCGACCCGTCCCACACCGTCGCCGACGGGGGTGTTCTGCCCCGTGACGTCGCCGGGCGGCTGGCCGCGTTCGTCGCCCAGGGCCGCGGACTCGCCGCCCTCCGCGTATCGGTGCTCGACGGCAGCACCGACTGGGACAGCGCCTACCAGCAGTACACGACGGCCATCGGCACCGGCTTCGGCGTCGTCGGCGCCCTCGCCGGCGTCCAGGACCCCGGCACGGGCTCGGACGCCCGGGTGCGACTCGAATTCGCCCGGGCCGGCGAGATGCTCGCCCGCGAGGACGCACTGCTCACCGCCGCCCGGTCCGCCAGGTCGTTCACCGCCGACAGGCTGCGGCGGTTCACCGGCGCCGTGGAGACCCGTCGTGCGCTCACCGAGTCCGCCGTCGCCGACCTGCGGCCGCGTGAGCGGGCCGCCTGGCGCGAACTCGCGGCGCGGAGCGCTTACCGCGATCTCCTGTCCGCCGAGGACGCCACCGCCGCCGCCCCTGCGGGACGCCGCGCGGCCTCGGCCGTGCCCGTCACCACCTGGGACACCGCCCACGAGGCGGTCCGCGCCGGGATGCGGGACATCGAGGCGAACGCCCGGCGCGGCGCGGCGGACCGGGCCGACCCGGTCGGACAGGGCATGTTCACCGCCGCCGGCGCCGCGGTCCTCCTCGGCCTGGCCGCGGTGGCCGCCTCCCTCGTCATCTCCGTACGCATCGGCCGCGCCCTCGTCGTCGAACTCGTCACTCTCCGCAACACGGCCCTGGAGATCGCCCGTCACAAACTGCCCCGCGCCATGCGCCGACTCCGGTCCGGCGAGGCCATCGACGTCCGGGCCGAGGCGCCGCCGGGGCCGCCGCCGCAGGACGAGATCGCCGAGGTCGGCGAGGCGCTGTCGACCGTCCACCGCGCCGCCCTCAGCGCTGCCGTCGAGCGCGCCGAACTCAGCCGCGGCATCTCCGGTGTGTTCGTCAACCTGGCTCGCCGCAGCCAGGTCCTGGTCCACCGGCAGCTCACCCTGCTCGACAGCATGGAACGCCGGGCCGAGGACCCGAGCGAGCTCGGAGACCTCTTCCGCCTCGACCATCTGACGACCCGTATGCGCCGCCATGCGGAAAGCCTGATCATCCTGTCCGGCGCGGCACCGGGCCGGGCCTGGCGGGTGCCCGTGCCGCTCACCAACGTCGTCCGCGCCGCCGTGTCCGAGGTCGAGGACTACGCGCGGGTCGAGGTACGGCAGCTGCCCGAGGCCGCGGTGGCCGGGGCGGCGGTCGCCGACCTCACTCACCTGCTCGCCGAACTCGTCGAGAACGCGGCACAGTTCTCTCCCCCGCACACCAAGGTCAGGGTCAGCGGCGAGCCCGTCGGGAACGGCTACGCACTGGAGATCGAGGACCGGGGACTGGGCATGGGCAGGGAGGCCCTCGCGGATGCCAACCGCCGTATCGAGCAGTCCGAGGCGCTCGACCTCTTCGACAGCGATCGGCTGGGCCTCTTCGTCGTCAGCCGGCTGTCGGCGCGGCACGACATCAAGGTGAAGCTGCGGACCTCGCCGTACGGAGGGACCACCGCGGTCGTCCTGCTCCCCACCGCCCTGCTGCAGAGGGGTGGGCCGGCAGGCGCCGCCCCGCCGTCGCCCGGGCGCCACGAGTCCGAACCCGGCACAACGCCGCGGCCCGTGACGCACTCCGCCCCCTTCGCCGTGCCGGACGCCGCACCGCGTCCGGCATCCCACGACGACCAGTCGCAGACGGCCCGGCCCGGCCGGCAGGGCACCGAAGCCCGGTCCCGGGGAGCGGCCCCGCCGCCGCCCGGGGTCATCGCCCTACGGCTGCGCGACCGTGCCCCGTCACCACCTCCCGAGGGCCCCCACGCGGGACGACCCGGCGTCCGGCCGCCGGCACAGGGCGACGCCGCCCGCGGAGACCACCCCACTCCCGAGGACGCGGGCGGCCTGCCGCGCCGCGTGAGGCAGGCCAACCTCGTCCCGCAGTTGCGCGAGGCGGCGCGGCCCGAACAGCCGGACCCGGCCGAACAGGCCTCGTACGAGGCACCGGAACGCACCCCGGAACAGGTCAGGGACCGGATGACCGCCTACCGCGCCGGCTGGGCACGCGGTGGTGGCGCCGCCCCGGGCAGTCCCACCCACCGCAGCGCTCACAGCAGTGAAGGAGACCACGCATGA
- a CDS encoding DUF742 domain-containing protein gives MNDDADGGPDLRGSRWYDAEAGPLVRPYAMTGGRTEPGPNSGRLDLIALVDAAAEAADKAAECLLGPEHRALLDLCRTETQSVAELAADADLPVGVVRVLVGDLLEGGHVTVSMPVPPAQLPDERILREVIDGLRAL, from the coding sequence ATGAACGACGACGCCGACGGCGGCCCGGATCTCCGGGGCAGCCGCTGGTACGACGCCGAGGCGGGCCCGCTCGTCCGCCCGTACGCCATGACCGGAGGCCGCACGGAGCCGGGACCGAACTCCGGGCGCCTCGACCTCATCGCGCTCGTCGACGCCGCCGCCGAGGCGGCGGACAAGGCCGCGGAGTGCCTGCTCGGGCCCGAGCACCGGGCACTCCTGGACCTCTGCCGCACCGAGACCCAGTCGGTCGCGGAGCTCGCGGCGGACGCCGACCTGCCCGTCGGAGTCGTGCGGGTGCTCGTCGGCGATCTGCTGGAGGGCGGGCACGTCACGGTCTCCATGCCCGTTCCGCCCGCGCAACTCCCGGACGAAAGGATTCTGCGGGAGGTGATCGACGGCCTCAGAGCCCTCTGA
- a CDS encoding nucleoside hydrolase, protein MSVPIILDCDPGHDDAVAILLAAGDPTIDLLAITTVAGNQVLEKTTLNARRICTAAGITDVPVAAGCARPLVRELHVADDVHGESGMDGPSFREPTVGTVPEHAVDLMHRLLTRHPEPVTLVPTAPLTNIALLLTRHPDAAEHIREIVLMGGSTERGNRTPAAEFNMYVDPEAADIVFRSGLPVTMCGLNVSHQALVTPDVLARLEGLGTDLGRICAELMTFFAAAYRRLWGFPAPPLHDPVAVARVIDPEIVDCVDASVAVELRGEFTRGATVVDLHRYLDRPVNARVAVGLDQERFWDRVVGAVDRLGRRAAGSAGAGPDGPRTEDGPA, encoded by the coding sequence GTGTCCGTTCCGATCATCCTCGACTGCGATCCCGGGCACGACGACGCCGTCGCCATCCTCCTCGCCGCCGGGGATCCCACGATCGACCTGCTCGCCATCACCACGGTCGCCGGCAACCAGGTGCTGGAGAAGACGACGCTCAACGCCCGTCGCATCTGCACCGCCGCGGGCATCACCGACGTGCCCGTCGCCGCCGGCTGTGCCCGGCCCCTCGTCCGGGAACTCCACGTCGCGGACGACGTCCACGGCGAGTCGGGCATGGACGGGCCGAGCTTCCGCGAACCGACCGTCGGCACCGTGCCCGAGCACGCCGTCGACCTCATGCACCGGCTGCTGACCCGGCATCCGGAGCCCGTCACGCTCGTCCCCACCGCCCCGCTGACCAATATCGCCCTGCTCCTCACCCGCCATCCCGACGCGGCGGAGCACATCCGCGAGATCGTGCTCATGGGCGGCTCGACGGAACGTGGAAACCGCACCCCCGCCGCCGAGTTCAACATGTACGTCGACCCGGAGGCCGCCGACATCGTCTTCCGCAGCGGGCTGCCCGTGACCATGTGCGGGCTCAACGTCTCCCATCAGGCACTCGTCACCCCCGACGTGCTGGCACGGTTGGAGGGTCTCGGCACGGACCTCGGACGCATCTGCGCGGAGCTGATGACGTTCTTCGCCGCCGCCTACCGGCGGCTTTGGGGGTTTCCGGCGCCTCCCCTGCACGATCCGGTGGCGGTGGCCCGGGTCATCGACCCGGAGATCGTGGACTGTGTCGACGCGAGCGTCGCCGTCGAACTCCGCGGGGAGTTCACGCGCGGGGCGACCGTCGTGGATCTGCACCGCTACCTCGACCGGCCGGTCAACGCCCGTGTCGCGGTGGGCCTCGACCAGGAGAGGTTCTGGGACCGCGTCGTCGGTGCCGTCGACAGGCTCGGACGGCGGGCGGCCGGCTCGGCGGGCGCGGGACCGGACGGCCCGCGCACGGAGGACGGCCCGGCATGA
- a CDS encoding roadblock/LC7 domain-containing protein, whose translation MIDHERTLHPRSGELDWLLDDLVLRVGEVRHAVVLSSDGLAVGASGGLTREDAEHLAAVSSGFHSLAKGTGRHFRTGGVRQTMVEMDDGFLFVAAAGDGSCLAVLSSVSADVGLIAYEMARLVKRVGEHLGTPPRMSATPPAAG comes from the coding sequence ATGATCGACCACGAGAGGACCCTCCACCCCCGCTCCGGAGAACTCGACTGGCTGCTCGACGACCTGGTGCTGCGGGTGGGCGAGGTCCGCCACGCGGTCGTGCTCTCCAGCGACGGTCTCGCCGTGGGCGCGTCCGGCGGCCTCACCCGGGAGGACGCCGAGCATCTCGCGGCCGTGTCCTCCGGATTCCACAGCCTCGCCAAAGGCACGGGACGCCACTTCCGCACCGGAGGGGTCCGGCAGACGATGGTCGAGATGGACGACGGGTTCCTCTTCGTCGCCGCCGCCGGGGACGGCTCCTGCCTCGCCGTCCTCAGCTCCGTCAGCGCCGACGTGGGCCTGATCGCCTACGAGATGGCGCGGCTCGTGAAGCGCGTCGGCGAGCACCTCGGCACCCCGCCGCGCATGTCCGCGACCCCGCCCGCCGCCGGCTGA